From the Hypomesus transpacificus isolate Combined female unplaced genomic scaffold, fHypTra1 scaffold_160, whole genome shotgun sequence genome, one window contains:
- the fgf18a gene encoding fibroblast growth factor 18a, with the protein SVPSQAQLVVEVDTFGSQVRIRGKETNYYLCMNRRGKLVGKKASNRSADCVFVEKVLENHYTALMSARYAGWYVGFTKRGRPRRGPHTLPNQQDVHFMKRFPPGEQPDLTPFRFTTVSKRSKRVRATGPR; encoded by the exons tctgtcccttcaCAAGCCCAGCTCGTAGTGGAGGTAGACACCTTTGGTAGCCAGGTGAGAATCCGCGGCAAGGAGACCAACTATTACCTGTGCATGAACCGCCGTGGCAAGCTTGTTGGAAAG AAGGCCAGTAATCGTAGTGCCGACTGCGTGTTCGTAGAGAAGGTTTTGGAGAACCACTACACAGCGCTGATGTCAGCGCGCTACGCCGGCTGGTACGTGGGTTTCACCAAGAGGGGGCGCCCTCGTCGAGGCCCGCATACCCTGCCCAACCAGCAGGACGTCCATTTCATGAAGCGCTTCCCTCCGGGAGAACAGCCTGACCTCACGCCTTTCCGCTTCACAACCGTCAGCAAGAGGAGCAAGAGGGTCCGAGCCACTGGTCCTCGCTAG
- the si:ch73-233f7.1 gene encoding protocadherin-10 isoform X4, giving the protein MENRFARTRWTPLTGLVVCLLVCACVVDLVLAQIRYSIPEELEHGAFVGNIAEDLGLDVAKLSARRFRIVSGAKKQYLEVNLENGILFVNEKIDREELCEQSPSCFLHLQVVIENPLELYRVEVEILDVNDNSPNFPWSEFNLDITESAAPGSRFPLESAQDQDVGTNSLRSYQLGSNEHFVLNIQTRNDGSKFAELVLETPLDREQRKTHEMVLTAVDGGSPQRSGTAIITITVLDANDNVPVFDRPVYRASLVENAPRGTLVLKLNATDVDEGSNGEVSYAFSGHAPLKVRELFSVDPYTGEIRVKGVVDYEKASVYELYVQAKDRGPSAVAVHSKVLVDIVDVNDNAPEVILTSVSTPVQEDAPPGTVIAVISVMDRDSGENGNVDCQIPNNVPFQLHSSFKNYYTLVTSEFLDREAVSEYNITLTARDLGSPSLSTRKTILVQVSDINDNPPRFAQPSYTVYVTENNAPGASICSVTAFDPDSNQNAYLSYSILEGQIQGMPVSTYVSINSDNGNIYALRSFDYEQLRNFQILVQAQDAGFPPLSNNVTVNVFVLDQNDNAPVIVSPLPKNGTVATEVVPRSVDAGYLVAKITALDADAGQNSRLSYQVLQATDPGLFSVALYTGEIRTIRRLVDKDAMRQRLVILVKDNGQPPLSATVSILLSVVDSVPESLSDFGDLTLSPQPPSNLALYLIVSLSRLDSHKEPEFITEKL; this is encoded by the coding sequence ATGGAAAATAGGTTCGCGAGGACCCGATGGACACCCCTGACCGGGCTGGTGGTGTGTTTGCTGGTGTGCGCTTGTGTGGTGGACTTGGTTCTCGCTCAAATTCGGTACTCCATCCCAGAGGAGCTAGAGCACGGGGCTTTCGTTGGTAACATCGCCGAGGACTTAGGCTTGGATGTGGCCAAGCTGTCTGCCCGTCGGTTTCGTATAGTTTCTGGTGCCAAGAAACAATACTTAGAGGTAAACTTGGAAAACGGCATTCTGTTTGTAAACGAAAAAATTGATCGGGAGGAGCTATGTGAACAGAGTCCATCTTGTTTTTTACACTTACAAGTTGTTATTGAAAATCCATTAGAACTGTATCGAGTGGAAGTTGAGATTTTGGACGTCAACGATAATTCTCCGAACTTCCCTTGGAGCGAATTTAATCTTGATATTACCGAGTCAGCGGCGCCAGGATCCCGCTTCCCATTAGAGAGTGCTCAGGACCAAGACGTGGGTACCAACTCGCTCCGCTCTTACCAGCTTGGCTCAAACGAACACTTCGTGCTGAACATTCAGACGCGTAATGACGGGAGTAAGTTCGCGGAGCTCGTGCTGGAGACCCCGCTGGACCGGGAACAGCGGAAGACGCACGAGATGGTGCTCACTGCAGTGGACGGTGGGTCACCACAGCGCTCAGGCACTGCGATCATAACTATAACAGTGCTGGATGCCAATGATAACGTGCCCGTTTTCGACCGACCCGTTTACCGAGCGAGTCTCGTGGAAAACGCACCGAGAGGGACGCTCGTGCTGAAACTTAACGCCACGGACGTGGACGAGGGCTCGAACGGAGAGGTATCCTATGCGTTTAGTGGGCACGCTCCTCTGAAGGTGCGAGAGCTGTTCAGCGTGGATCCATACACGGGTGAGATCCGTGTGAAGGGGGTGGTGGACTATGAGAAAGCCAGTGTGTATGAGCTGTATGTGCAAGCTAAGGACAGGGGTCCTTCTGCCGTGGCGGTGCACAGTAAAGTATTGGTGGATATCGTAGACGTGAATGACAACGCACCAGAAGTCATCCTCACCTCTGTGTCTACACCCGTCCAGGAGGACGCACCACCGGGGACGGTCATAGCCGTTATCAGTGTTATGGACCGGGACTCGGGAGAAAACGGGAATGTGGACTGCCAGATCCCTAACAATGTCCCATTTCAGCTCCACTCGTCATTTAAAAATTATTACACACTGGTGACGAGCGAATTTCTAGACAGAGAGGCTGTGTCCGAGTACAACATAACTCTCACTGCTCGAGACTTGGGTTCCCCGTCGCTTTCGACTAGGAAAACCATCCTCGTTCAAGTGTCTGATATCAACGATAACCCCCCGCGCTTCGCCCAGCcatcatatacagtatatgtgacCGAGAATAATGCCCCGGGCGCTTCCATTTGCTCAGTCACAGCTTTCGACCCCGATTCCAATCAGAACGCTTATCTGTCCTACTCTATTCTGGAGGGTCAGATTCAGGGCATGCCCGTGTCCACTTACGTCTCCATCAACTCTGACAATGGAAATATCTACGCGCTACGCTCCTTTGATTATGAACAATTGAGAAACTTCCAGATCCTGGTGCAGGCCCAGGATGCTGGTTTTCCTCCGCTCAGCAACAACGTCACTGTCAACGTCTTTGTTTTGGACCAGAATGACAACGCACCGGTTATAGTGTCCCCGTTACCCAAAAACGGGACCGTGGCCACGGAAGTGGTCCCGCGGTCAGTGGACGCGGGTTACTTGGTTGCTAAAATCACGGCTTTGGACGCGGACGCAGGACAGAACTCCCGCCTGTCCTACCAAGTGCTGCAAGCTACCGACCCCGGTCTGTTCAGCGTTGCCCTCTACACGGGAGAAATCAGGACTATTCGCCGGTTGGTAGATAAAGACGCTATGAGGCAGAGACTTGTCATCCTGGTGAAGGACAACGGCCAGCCGCCGCTCTCAGCCactgtctccatcctcctctctgtggTCGACAGCGTGCCTGAGTCGCTGTCAGACTTTGGCGACCTCACACTCAGCCCGCAGCCCCCCTCCAACCTTGCCCTGTACTTGATCGTGTCACTGAG